One window of the Camelina sativa cultivar DH55 chromosome 1, Cs, whole genome shotgun sequence genome contains the following:
- the LOC104700587 gene encoding homeobox-leucine zipper protein ATHB-21-like isoform X1, with protein sequence MNNQNVDDHNLLLISQLYPDVYTSLVPQQAGEAKPARRRKRKSKSAAGGEEGGGGGNNGWFRKRKLSDEQVRMLEISFEDDHKLESERKDRLASELGLDPRQVAVWFQNRRARWKNKRVEDEYTKLKNAYENVVVDKCRLGSEVLQLKEQLYEAEREIQRLAQRVEGTLISNSPISSSVTVEANQATPFFGDYDICVDGDGDNLLYSPDYFDGLEWMSQFM encoded by the exons atGAATAACCAGAATGTAGATGATCATAATCTTCTACTCATCTCTCAGTTGTACCCTGATGTCTATACTTCATTGGTACCACAACAAG CAGGAGAAGCAAAACCAGCACGGCGTAGGAAAAGGAAGAGCAAGAGTGCTGCGGGGGGAGAAGAGGGTGGAGGAGGAGGCAATAATGGGTGgtttagaaagagaaaattgaGTGATGAGCAAGTAAGAATGTTGGAGATCAGCTTTGAAGACGATCATAAGCTTGAGTCCGAAAGGAAAGATCGGCTGGCATCGGAGTTAGGTCTTGACCCTCGTCAAGTCGCGGTTTGGTTCCAGAACCGCCGTGCACGGTGGAAGAACAAGCGGGTTGAGGATGAATACACTAAACTCAAGAACGCATACGAAAACGTCGTCGTTGACAAGTGTCGTCTTGGTTCTGAG gtTCTTCAACTAAAGGAACAGCTTTATGAGGCTGAAAGAGAGATCCAACGTCTTGCACAAAGAGTTGAAGGGACTTTAATAAGCAACAGTCCGATCTCATCTTCTGTGACCGTCGAAGCCAATCAGGCCACACCGTTTTTTGGAGACTACGACATTTGTGTGGACGGTGATGGTGATAACTTGCTCTACTCGCCGGATTATTTTGATGGCTTAGAATGGATGAGCCAGTTTATGTGA
- the LOC104700587 gene encoding homeobox-leucine zipper protein ATHB-21-like isoform X2 gives MNNQNVDDHNLLLISQLYPDVYTSLVPQQGEAKPARRRKRKSKSAAGGEEGGGGGNNGWFRKRKLSDEQVRMLEISFEDDHKLESERKDRLASELGLDPRQVAVWFQNRRARWKNKRVEDEYTKLKNAYENVVVDKCRLGSEVLQLKEQLYEAEREIQRLAQRVEGTLISNSPISSSVTVEANQATPFFGDYDICVDGDGDNLLYSPDYFDGLEWMSQFM, from the exons atGAATAACCAGAATGTAGATGATCATAATCTTCTACTCATCTCTCAGTTGTACCCTGATGTCTATACTTCATTGGTACCACAACAAG GAGAAGCAAAACCAGCACGGCGTAGGAAAAGGAAGAGCAAGAGTGCTGCGGGGGGAGAAGAGGGTGGAGGAGGAGGCAATAATGGGTGgtttagaaagagaaaattgaGTGATGAGCAAGTAAGAATGTTGGAGATCAGCTTTGAAGACGATCATAAGCTTGAGTCCGAAAGGAAAGATCGGCTGGCATCGGAGTTAGGTCTTGACCCTCGTCAAGTCGCGGTTTGGTTCCAGAACCGCCGTGCACGGTGGAAGAACAAGCGGGTTGAGGATGAATACACTAAACTCAAGAACGCATACGAAAACGTCGTCGTTGACAAGTGTCGTCTTGGTTCTGAG gtTCTTCAACTAAAGGAACAGCTTTATGAGGCTGAAAGAGAGATCCAACGTCTTGCACAAAGAGTTGAAGGGACTTTAATAAGCAACAGTCCGATCTCATCTTCTGTGACCGTCGAAGCCAATCAGGCCACACCGTTTTTTGGAGACTACGACATTTGTGTGGACGGTGATGGTGATAACTTGCTCTACTCGCCGGATTATTTTGATGGCTTAGAATGGATGAGCCAGTTTATGTGA